ACGTTGCCGAGATGCAGGTCGCCGTGCACCAGCACGAGCTTGGTCTGCGTGGCCAGCAGCGTCTCGCAGCGCCGGATCGCCCGCTGCCACGTGTCCTGATCGATCCGCGCGCCGATGGCCGGGTCGGACAGCCTCCGGCCGATCCGGGCGAAGGCCTCGGCACACCGACCACGCAGGTCCCAGGGCCAGCGCGCGGGCGGGGCCACGGCGTGCAGCGCGGTCAGCAACTCACCCCACCGCCGCGGCATCTCCGGCTGCGGCAGGTCCTCGGCCTCGGTGCCGGGCACGATCTCCTCCAGCACCATCGCGCCGGCTTCGGCGTCGGCGGCCAAGACGACCGGCACCCGCCCCGATGGCGCGAACACGCGCAGCATCTCCACCTGCTTGGTCAACAACGCCCGATCCGGACTGAGCTTGAGCACCGCTCGTGTCCCGTCGGGCCATCGGCAGCGCAGGACCACCGACGAGGCGCCACTCGCGAAAAGCTCACCGAGCCCGAGGCCCCACTGGGCGGACAGCCGCGCCGCGAGGGCCGGAACCTCAGCAAGCCAATCCTCGGCCTCGGGACCGAACCGCGCCCTCAAGCGCGCACCGACGTCAGCCATGTCCACCCCGGAAGTCTCCACCTCGGCGGGCGTTTCCGCCGCGCCCCTCGCCTCGGGTGGCGACACCTGACACAGTGGACCGATGCTGAATCAGGTGGCCGACGGCGTCTGGGTGCGGCAGAGCGAATGGGTCTGGAGCAACGCCATCGTGGTGCGCGGGGACGACGGCCTCGTCCTGGTCGATCCCGGCATCAGCGGCGCCGAGCTGGACGCGCTCGCCGACGACGTGGCGCGCCTCGGCGTCCCGGTGGTCGCCGGGTTCGCGACCCACCCCCACTGGGACCACCTGCTCTGGCACTCCCGCTTCGGCGACGTCCCGCGCTACGCCACCGCCACTTGCGCCGAAGTCGCGACCGGAGCCCGGGAGCGAGCGCAGGCGATGGCCGCGGAGAGCGCGTCGGGTGTCCCGCTCGAGCTGGTCGCGCTGGTCACCCCGCTGCCCGCGGACGGGGGCTCGCTGCCGGGCGAGCTCGTGGAGCACGACGCGCACGCCGCCGGCCACGCCGCGGTCCTCCTCGCGGACCGCGGCGTCCTGCTCGCCGGCGACATGCTCTCCGACGTCCTGATCCCCCTGCTGGACCCCCGCCGCCCCGGCCAAGCCGACGCCTACGCGGCGGCACTCGACCGCCTGGCCGAAGCGGCCCGGCACGTCGACGTCCTGGTCCCCGGCCACGGCTCCGTCGCCGAGGGGCCTGAGGTGGCGGCCCGCCTCACCGCCGATCGTGCGTACCTCGACGCGCTGCGGAGCGGAGCGGAACCGGTCGACGCGCGTCTTGAACAGGACTGGCTCGCAGGCCCGCACCAGGCGAACGTGGCCCGATGCTCAGCCGGATGAACGGGTCGTCAAGCCGGTAGGGTCCGCTGCAGGAACTCCACCGTCAGCTCCCAAGCGCGAGCAGCGGCTTCCGGCCGGTAGAACATCGGCGCCACCCGGTTGTGGAAGGCATGTCCGGCGTCCTCCTGCACATGGATTTCCGCCCCCGGATGCCCGGCGACCGCTGACTCGACCACAGCAACATCCGAACGCGGAATGAACGGATCCTGCCCCCCGAGGCGGACTGCCATTTGTTTACATATACGTGACCTGGGCGAACCCGGCCCAGCCGTCCCGGCCCGTCCCAGCAGCGGGACGCCTCGCACTGAGGCTCTAGCTGCGAAAACAATGGTTGGGGCAGGTGGGACACGTTTCCCCGCGCTCGTCCCAGCCGTCCCCGACACGCGCTCGAACTCCGTCTCCGAGAAGTGTCCGGCCTCGTACACACGCACTATCTACACCGGGGCTGGTCGTCGCATAGACGACCAGCTCTTTTGGTTCGTAGAGTAGCTCCAGGTTCAGCGCTCGGTACAAACAACTCAGGCCGGCCGTTGTCGCGTCGGCCAGCGTTCCGCAGACGTCGCCGAGAGCGTCAATCCTCGCGTAGATCTCGGCAACCGTCACGTTCGACTCCGCCGGAACAGCGTCGATGTGCGCCCGCGCCGCCGCGGGCTCGGCCTGCGCTTGGTTGATCGGTTCGAGAAGCGCCGCCGGGTCGACGCCGGCGGTAATGGCGGCCTGTTGTGCCACGAGTCCTATTGCAACCGCTACCGCGCCGCCACCCGCACCGGCCCCCCGACAGCTCCAGCGGCAACACCGGCTTCCGCACCGCCGCCGACACCTGAGAACGGCGTACTGCGTCGATCCGGTAGAGCGGGCGTGACCGACACGTCCACGGACGCGTACCGCGGTCAGGCGGACCCATGTGGCGTGCTGGTCGGTGAACACGGGGCTGCCCGCCAGGACCATGGGCATTCGCTCGCTCGGACCACGTACCGTGTCTTGTTCCTCGCGTTGCTCCGCACGTGCATCCGGACGACGCGATCCGGCTCCCCGGTCTCCCAGGTCCGAGACTCCGCGCTGAGCCGGGACTCGGCGAGCTGGGCTGCGAGTTCCCAGACCGGGACCACGTGGGGGCGCTGAAGATGACCCGGGCCGTCCGTGACGAGGTGCCTCCAGGTGCCGAGGACCCACACGGGGGGCGCAATCGGCCAGCTGACGGAAGACGACGATCTCGGTGGCGAGATGGGTGATGCCCAGGACACGGACCGCGGCAGGGTCGGCCGGGTCGGCGGGATGCGACGGATCGCCGGGGAAGTAGGCGACGAGCCAGGTCATCGCGGAGTGGATGATCACGCCGCGCTCGGTCGTGACGTGGCCGGACTGTGGCTGAGGGCGTCGGATTTCGACGACGGTGCCGGCCGGCGGGAAAGTAGGTCGCGGGCGCTCCAGCGCTCGAAGTACACGTGCGGCGGATGCTGGCGCGGCTCGCCACGGCGGCCCGGGATCGACGATCCGGAGTGCACTCGGCGTGGCCGGCGACGCGATCCAGCGGCACATCGGCCATGCGCAGGCGGAGAGCACCGCACGGTACGGGGAGCATGTGCGCGACTTCGAGACGTCGCCGGCGCTGCTCGCGGCGACCGCCTTCGAGGCAGCCGGGCTACCGACGAACGCGACAACGCCGGTGGCCAAGATCCGAAACCGGTTGATCGCGACGTACGGCCCGACGTGCATGACCTGTCCGACGCTGGGCGACCGTGTCGATCACGACCACGCGACTGGCCTTGTCCGCGGCCTTCTGTGCAACTGGTGCATCAGCCGAGTCGACCACTG
The sequence above is a segment of the Amycolatopsis sp. 2-15 genome. Coding sequences within it:
- a CDS encoding aminoglycoside phosphotransferase family protein, coding for MADVGARLRARFGPEAEDWLAEVPALAARLSAQWGLGLGELFASGASSVVLRCRWPDGTRAVLKLSPDRALLTKQVEMLRVFAPSGRVPVVLAADAEAGAMVLEEIVPGTEAEDLPQPEMPRRWGELLTALHAVAPPARWPWDLRGRCAEAFARIGRRLSDPAIGARIDQDTWQRAIRRCETLLATQTKLVLVHGDLHLGNVLDGGPRGLVAIDPKACVGDPCFDAVDYVVAGAGHEGVAARCRRVAAACGLDGNRLYTWSQVVAPMAAIARLTRGGPEPEIEELLFLAR
- a CDS encoding MBL fold metallo-hydrolase, whose translation is MLNQVADGVWVRQSEWVWSNAIVVRGDDGLVLVDPGISGAELDALADDVARLGVPVVAGFATHPHWDHLLWHSRFGDVPRYATATCAEVATGARERAQAMAAESASGVPLELVALVTPLPADGGSLPGELVEHDAHAAGHAAVLLADRGVLLAGDMLSDVLIPLLDPRRPGQADAYAAALDRLAEAARHVDVLVPGHGSVAEGPEVAARLTADRAYLDALRSGAEPVDARLEQDWLAGPHQANVARCSAG
- a CDS encoding dienelactone hydrolase family protein, translating into MAVRLGGQDPFIPRSDVAVVESAVAGHPGAEIHVQEDAGHAFHNRVAPMFYRPEAAARAWELTVEFLQRTLPA
- a CDS encoding endonuclease domain-containing protein produces the protein MAGDAIQRHIGHAQAESTARYGEHVRDFETSPALLAATAFEAAGLPTNATTPVAKIRNRLIATYGPTCMTCPTLGDRVDHDHATGLVRGLLCNWCISRVDHCLHVDGCAFADYLTRPPATGLRIRYPNRGRPARSPTLDAAGRRARREEIAAAAEGALQGAEDRAAEQLDRTRRARAAPAHRRRRPAPGTPTAQDLSPDKA